One window of the Colletotrichum destructivum chromosome 4, complete sequence genome contains the following:
- a CDS encoding Putative Post-SET domain, SET domain superfamily protein gives MAPLTPHWTQPSHPDVQEVVKASETEFLTKSFSKVSLPPFAVFAKMSFPPCDLADEPTYATVQCGKDKHLNLNSDLLYINHSCEPSLIFDTGNFNVLAGPKGLQPGDELTFFYPSTEWHMAQPFDCFCGTPSCRGTIGGARDMPRAQLEGLWLNGHIRELLEDRDAGIPSGNDSDPTAQALRDALKAAEHVVEAARSALRSYTEAAGRGNGQQQQQQQTTKNGINGTKARGLLSSASREQPGAVGAGRNGASARELGGEMGGDTRAA, from the exons ATGGCACCCCTCACGCCCCATTGGACCCAGCCGTCCCACCCGGACGTCCAGGAGGTCGTCAAGGCGAGCGAGACCGAGTTTCTCACCAAGAGCTTCTCCAAGGTGTCTCTGCCGCCCTTTGCCGTCTTCGCAAAGATGTCGTTCCCGCCCTgcgacctggccgacgagCCCACATATGCCACCGTCCAGTGCGGAAAGGACAAGCACCTGAACCTCAACAGTGACCTGTTGTACATCAACCATTCGTGCGAACCGTCTCTT ATTTTCGACACAGGCAACTTTAATGTCCTGGCTGGCCCGAAAGGACTCCAGCCCGGCGATGAATTGACC TTCTTCTACCCCTCCACCGAGTGGCACATGGCCCAGCCCTTTGACTGCTTCTGCGGCACCCCGTCGTGCCGCGGCACGATTGGCGGCGCGCGCGACATGCCCCgcgcccagctcgagggcctcTGGCTCAACGGCCATATccgcgagctcctcgaggaccgCGACGCCGGGATCCCGTCTGGAAACGACAGCGATCCCACGGCCCAGGCGCTGAGAGATGCCCTTaaggccgccgagcacgtcgtcgaggccgcccgcTCCGCCCTCAGGAGCTACACCGAAGCCGCGGGCCGCGGCaacggccagcagcagcagcagcagcagacgaCCAAGAACGGCATTAACGGCACCAAGGCCAGGGGCCTTCTCTCGTCAGCTTCCCGCGAGCAGCCCGGGGCTGTGGGCGCCGGCCGTAACGGCGCGAGTGCCAGGGAGTTGGGAGGCGAGATGGGCGGCGACACGCGCGCTGCCTGA